A region of Patescibacteria group bacterium DNA encodes the following proteins:
- a CDS encoding ATP-binding protein, with translation MNKKSSIKETAKTFDKLSAGMLTVRDIIAPSAIEVDFNFIKVGEKYFRTLFVSGYPRFVGANWLAPVINYDHSLEISMFYYPVEARGVLDDLRRKIAEMEATLNADTERGRIVDPGVTAALEDAKSLQEQLVKGIERFFQFSFYITIPADSLEELNSVTRKVEATLGSLMLISKMCTLQMEEAFQSTIPTCIDKLLITRNMDTTSVATTFPFTSSELTANEGILYGVNKHNGSLVIFDRFTLENANSVIFAKSGAGKSYFVKLEAMRSILFGTDIIVIDPEAEYEKLSKTLGGDYISFSVGSSAKINPFDLPPYEGGDEENQLGLKILTLHTLFKIMLGNMSATEEAILDRALMMTYKIKGITQDPQTHKNEPPILEDLYKVLLGMEETEAKSISERLERYVKGSLMGVFDQRSTVNIKSSFTAFSVRELEDILRPVAIYIILDFIWTRIKYNLKKRILVVDEAWYLMQNEDSASFLYSIAKRARKYYLGLTTITQDVGDFLKSGYGKTIVTNSSMQVLLKQHPASIDQLAEVFYLSEGEKRLLLSAGIGEGLFFAGNNHVAMQIIASEDEHKVITTDPKEIIKMREEEKGIADKMRGEPVPPVPQKPAVPVPLLSKAVQPPTYTPAQRPIPEVKRDFPKPTVLENKPSEGPKEPPHIPVPPVVSSIQ, from the coding sequence ATGAACAAAAAAAGCAGTATTAAAGAAACAGCCAAAACTTTTGATAAACTATCTGCGGGGATGCTAACGGTAAGGGATATTATAGCGCCAAGCGCCATTGAGGTGGACTTTAATTTTATTAAGGTGGGGGAAAAATATTTTAGGACATTGTTTGTTTCTGGGTATCCGCGGTTTGTTGGCGCAAACTGGCTTGCGCCGGTAATAAATTACGACCATTCGCTGGAAATTTCAATGTTTTACTATCCAGTGGAAGCGCGGGGAGTGTTGGACGATTTGCGAAGAAAAATAGCGGAAATGGAAGCCACTTTAAATGCAGATACCGAAAGAGGCAGGATTGTGGATCCCGGAGTTACAGCGGCTTTGGAAGACGCTAAATCTTTGCAAGAGCAATTGGTTAAAGGTATTGAAAGATTTTTCCAGTTTTCCTTTTATATAACTATTCCTGCCGATTCTTTGGAAGAATTAAATAGCGTAACAAGAAAGGTGGAGGCTACATTGGGCTCTTTAATGCTTATATCCAAAATGTGTACTTTGCAAATGGAAGAGGCTTTTCAATCAACAATCCCAACTTGCATTGACAAATTGTTGATAACGCGAAATATGGATACCACTAGTGTAGCCACAACTTTTCCTTTTACCTCAAGCGAACTTACAGCCAACGAAGGGATTTTGTATGGGGTAAACAAGCATAATGGTTCTCTGGTTATATTTGACCGCTTTACCTTGGAGAATGCCAATTCGGTTATTTTTGCAAAAAGCGGCGCTGGAAAAAGTTATTTTGTTAAGCTGGAAGCGATGCGTTCCATTTTGTTTGGAACGGACATAATAGTTATAGACCCCGAGGCGGAATATGAAAAGCTCTCAAAAACTTTAGGCGGGGACTATATTAGCTTTTCTGTTGGTAGTTCTGCCAAAATAAACCCATTTGATTTGCCGCCCTACGAGGGTGGGGACGAGGAGAACCAGCTAGGTTTAAAGATACTTACCTTGCATACGCTTTTTAAAATAATGCTTGGAAATATGAGCGCCACCGAAGAAGCTATTTTGGATAGGGCTTTGATGATGACTTATAAAATAAAGGGCATAACGCAAGACCCGCAAACGCATAAAAACGAACCCCCCATTTTAGAGGATTTGTACAAAGTGCTTTTGGGTATGGAAGAAACGGAAGCGAAAAGTATTTCAGAACGGTTGGAAAGGTATGTTAAGGGTTCTTTAATGGGAGTTTTTGACCAGAGGTCTACGGTAAATATTAAAAGTTCCTTTACCGCCTTTTCGGTAAGAGAGCTTGAAGATATTTTGCGTCCGGTGGCAATTTATATAATTTTGGATTTTATTTGGACGAGAATTAAATACAACTTAAAAAAGAGGATATTGGTTGTAGATGAGGCGTGGTATCTTATGCAAAACGAAGACTCGGCAAGCTTTTTATATTCCATAGCAAAACGCGCCCGAAAATATTATTTAGGTTTAACCACAATAACGCAAGATGTGGGGGATTTTTTGAAAAGCGGGTATGGAAAAACTATTGTGACTAACTCTTCTATGCAAGTGTTGTTAAAACAGCACCCTGCGTCTATTGACCAGCTTGCGGAGGTGTTTTATTTAAGCGAGGGCGAAAAGAGGCTTCTTCTTTCGGCGGGGATTGGCGAAGGGCTGTTTTTTGCGGGAAATAACCATGTGGCTATGCAAATAATAGCTTCGGAAGACGAACATAAAGTTATAACCACTGACCCTAAAGAAATAATCAAAATGAGAGAGGAAGAAAAAGGAATAGCGGATAAAATGAGGGGTGAACCTGTTCCACCTGTTCCGCAAAAACCTGCGGTTCCCGTCCCGCTATTGTCTAAAGCAGTTCAACCCCCAACATATACGCCTGCGCAGAGACCTATACCAGAGGTAAAAAGAGATTTTCCAAAACCTACCGTTTTAGAGAATAAACCAAGCGAAGGACCAAAAGAACCTCCGCATATCCCCGTTCCCCCTGTGGTATCCAGTATTCAATAA